In the genome of Lactuca sativa cultivar Salinas chromosome 3, Lsat_Salinas_v11, whole genome shotgun sequence, the window CTAacatattgggacttttctgcaAAAAAAGACTTtattgattttattattattattattattattattattattattattattattattattattattattatcatcatcatcattatcattaaaattttaaataagtatattattttttaaattctttattattaaaattattaagtaaatacattatatatataatatatatgtgtgtgtatttatataattatttatttattaatattaaaaagaataaatttaaaaaagtgaaattaaataatctaacaactttttaatatgattttaagaaaataataatttttttagccCAATAACCACTTGGTACGAAATGGAGTTCCggacaaaaaaaaacatttttttgatCGATTCATGACTAAAACTTCGGATTTCAGAAAGTAAATACAAGTTGATTGAACGTGACATGATATGTTACGTTACGACctgaaaataaaacataaataaagaggACCAATTTAATTCGAACTCGATATCCCCAACTTATATTGGGCTAAACACTATTCATGATTACACAATCATCCACCAAACCCTCTTGTCAGTTTCAAATTGACTCCACCCAATCTCAAGAGTAATTTCCTGTTATTTTTAAGTTAACTCCCCTAAGGCCAAACGGTATACGTTCGACGAAGAGTTTTGTGGTCGAGCTGGCCACGAACAACGGGCGTGCACACCACCCCGTTGTCTCATGGTGGCTCGTTTTCGTGGTGGCTCGTTATCGGGGCAACGAAGTCGCACGGCCAATGAGATTAAGATGCAAAAATTTGACCGTTGTCTAGCCGTTGAACGGTtagttttgtaaaaaaaataaaataaataaataaacaatttatttACCTATAAATACCACATTTTTACTCCTTATTTTTTACaccattcttttctttctctataCACAAACTACACACTACATCTTCACAATCAAAAATCATGGATCCCAACCAAAATACCCCTCTAAACTACCGAAATCGCAAACCCGATAACGCTTTTGCGTTAGATACAACACCTCGACAATTCCCGACTATGGAGTCACCTCAAGGCGGTTTTATCAATTTACTTCAAAGTGGTTCCCCTATCCAACAAACACCACTTTTCCAACAACAATATCAACCTTTTCCGGCtttccaacaacaacaaatgcaacaacaataccaacaatttcaacaattccaacaactacaacaactccaacaacaatcgtcacaacaacaacaaccaccaattTCACAACCACCAAGCTCACAACCACCACTTTCGCCGGATTTTGTTCCGGAAACGcaaccttcaccaccacctcaaccaaaaaagaaaaaaggaaaaaaaacggcCCGACCCACTACCACCCAAGAAAAGGTCCCAtggacaaaagaagaagaagaaaagttagCGGAGGCATGGGTGGCGGCTTCCGAAGATCCAATTGTAGGAGATAGCCAGCCTTACGGAAGTTTTTGGGAAAAAGTCCGAGCCATTTTTTTACGAGTTAATGGAAAGTGAAACTCGAAATGCCGATCAAATTACGTCGAAATGGCGAGATATTCGACTAAAATGCACCGAGTTTGGAGGAATCTACAGCAACCTCCTAAACATACGCAAAAGCGGCTCgaacgattttgatgttttcaaggcggCCATGGACCAATTTGAAAAAACAACGCCAACACGCAAAGCTTTTCCGTATATGAAACAGTTGCTAAAATTGAAAGACGCCCCAAAATGGAAAGAGCAAACGGAAGGAAGTTCCCAATCTTCCGGTTCAAAGCGTTCGAGAAACCCcgaaggaacttctcaacaatcGGACGACCGAACACACATCGACATCAACGACGATCCGATAGATCTTGAAAACGACCAACCTCTTCGTCGGCCCGttggaagaaataaagcaaaaaaagCGGCGTCAACATCTTCGAATTCTAGTGTTATGGATATGTTTGGCAATAAATTTGATCGATATGTGCAACTTCAAGAAACGAAGGCCGAGGTGATGACTCGGATGGAACAAAAAATGATCGAAGCACAAACATCATTTCAAGAGGCACAAGAGACGCTCCAAACAAAAACCGGTATGGAAATCTTGAAAATGAAAGCGGACGACCTTGAGGGCGaagacttggaacttttccaagcaaTGAAAAAGTCGGTTCGAGCCCGACGTAGGCGTAGAgggtagtttattttatttatggttggaatttttagttttttttaatgtttttttttaattttttttttttaaatttaactaatgtaatttttattttgattgttatttttattttattttttaatttcaattaatttagtttttatttaatgtaatttggtattttaatttaatggaaaaactagtattaaaaaaatgtttttaatgtatttttgaattaactttaaataaaaaaaatgaggtgGAGTGGTGTGTTTAGTGGTAAGTATCCCATGTTAGTGGTAGTGAAATGTGGTGCTGATGTAGCACCCACcacatatgtggtatgtggtgggtataacggatgGTCTAATATTGAAAATGCGACAACAAAAATGATCCATAAAGTATTGTTGATGGAGAGTATGTAACTAAATTAAAAGGGATATCTTCAAAAGGCTGCAGCTTGAAAACTATTCATTTAAGCAACTATTTGTCGAAACAAAACTAATCGCTACTTGGAAAATATTCACGAactatttaaaatgtatttatacaagtatttatttaataatattaataataaagatttaaaaaataatatacttatttaaacttttaataaaataataatgataaaaataatcaaagttattttatattatttttgggTAGAAAAGTCCCAATATATTATGTTAGTTTACAAAataatcccaaattaatttgtTTCCGATTCTAACGGGTCAAAATGCAACATTTTGCCGGTTTTTaagatttttttgtaaaaaaaaaaataaaaaaacttgttTGGAACTAAACCGTAAACTGAGCCAAAATTTTAGTACATTATTGGAGATATCCCTTTTCAAAATGCTacttcttttcattttttttttaaatgttgctTCCttgtaaattttttgaaaaacttattATATTTTGGTAAATCTACAGAAAAGTCTCAACTTCTGGGAAAAGTTTTAAAAAAGTCTTAATGTTTTTTTGAACAGAAAAATCTCATTATTTTGAGAAAATCACATAATTCGTCATTTGTTGTTCAAATataaaaaatggttttttttttgttaatttgggAAAAATGTTGAATAATCAGAATTTTTctgtttaaaatttttttaagaCTTTATTAAAAAATTTCCCAAGATAATGAGACTTTTCTATAGTAATCCATTATATTTTCGAAATGCTTCTTATATTATCGACCTACTTTCGCTAATCCAAACTACTTTCTGTAATAATTTTAAAGTATTTATGTTTTTTCGGGGAGACTTTCGTGTTAAATTTTCAAACTGCATCTTCAATTTTCTAACTAACCCCCCCTAATTTAGTATTTGGGAAATAAAACAATTTTCTAAAATGTCTTTTTTACAAACTTTGAGGTTATACCCTAATATTGCATTTCATGTGTtcattatataatacttattttCTAATAGTCATTGAGATTACTATCTACCGGATGATATTTCCACTTAAGAAATTAATCCATCCATATAAAATATATGTTTTAACGACTTGTATGATAATTGTAATTGTATTGTACCTTATACAGATGAATCGATTTCTGAAGTGAAAACATCACTTCCCAAAAAGATCACAATGTGTAAGGGAGCTAAAAACACATTTTTccattatttttgattttttataattaacctAAAAGTTAAGGGGGTTTTAGGTCTTACTTTAAACAGTCGGGGACCAAAGTTTGTTTATGTCAAAGTAAAAGGAGCTAAAAACACATTTTCCGTTCCTAAACCCGTGACTTAACTCGTGACCTTGGGGCAGTCTTCTCGAGCAATAAGAGTGCGACGATCGTCCTTTCCTTGCGATTAACCTCCATCTCCAAATTCCATCACAGAATACGTGAAGTGAGGCAAGCGACAACAACAAATCTTCGAGTTTTTTTGCGTTGTTTCTGTAAAATTAACGAGGTATGTACAAAGCATTTATCATTCTCGAGTGGAATCTCTTAAACTATATATGCATTCTACCTGTTTGATGAAAGTCCTCAGTGAATACAAAGTTTTGTTTTAGTATGGAACTGTATTAAGCTTTTATCCAAGAAATCAGGTAGAAATTTTCATTCAAACTTCTAATAAACTGCCACTAATTTATTTCCTCCTTCACCCCACAACTTTCTACTCTCAGATTTCTTCAATTGAAGGCATTGAATCACAACTGGTATTGTCAAAATGCTAGGTGGCCCTGGGCTTGAATCTGTTGTTGATCGTAAGTACAATTCCATTCCTTTTCATTAAATTTTGTTGTGAAAGATTCGTTTAAATGCTTTCTTCTTACATTACGCACTCTTTCAGAGAATTCTATACTCAATATACTTGATTTACTAAAGAACTTCTTTTCATCTCTCTACAGAAATCATTTCAGTTATCACAAATGATGGAAGAAACATAGTGGTAAGTTTCAGTTTTTTTAACCCACAACACATGAATTCTTGTACTAATTACAATTATTTGCATTCAGGGAGTTCTAAAAGGTTTTGACCAAGCAACAAATataattctggatgaatctcacGAACGAGTTTATTCCACCAAGGTAGGAAACTATCATTAATCTTTCAAAATTTGATCTTTACATATGTTTTGTTAATAGGCTGATTCAAATGTAAAATATTCTCCATTTCTATTATTAAATCCTGTTTTAACTTGCAGGAAGGAGTTCAACAACTTGTATTAGGCCTCTACATCATAAGGGGTGATAACATGtatgtttatactttatactttCTAAGTTTCTTTTAATCACACCCATTTTAATGAGTTTACTTTTATTCATTTAGAACACAAACCACCTAAATATTAATACTAATACTAATGATTGTTGTGCAGAAGCATAATTGGGGAACTGGATGAGGAGCTTGATGCAAGCTTGGATTTGGCTGAACTGAGAGCTCATCCTCTAAGGCCTGTTATTCACTAATTATGATGATCTTATTTTATTAAATCATGTGTTTTAGGGGGAGTAAATGTGATACATGAAAACTGAAGTGGTTGCTATTTGTTAATGCTATGTATTTGTTTTAGCTTTTGGTTGAAACTTGTTTGAAACATGTTAATTATGTTGATGGCATTGTGTCTATTCataaaacaaaattgaaaaattaaACTTGTGTATCAAAATGAATGTGATGGATAATTGTTAATAGGAAAACGAGTAAATTTGGATTAGAAAAACGCTCTTGTGTTAAACAACTCAAAATACAAAGTGTTTGATGGACATTGAGATTTATCAAATATACACTTTCTCACTCATACTACATATTCAACTCTCAAGCCACAAGTGCCACAAAGAAGGATATGAATGTCAATATCTCCTTTGTCAAGATTCACTTTGACCAGTCATCCGCTACTAGagtatatttatcaattaattgtcTTGCATATGTTAAATTACATTTATGAGTTGTATTGCGTATGTTAAAAGTAGATACACACGCTTGTGACATAAAGATATGTATAGGAGTGGGTATTGGTGATGCTATAATATTGAATTAGTCGCAATTAGTGATGGAtggatctctaatataatagtgGCTGCCCGATCTTTATGGTATGCATAGGAGTTGTTGAGATTATGATATTCCCTCTTGCATCCTGAGTCTTGCCTCACAATAAACAACCATTTTCATTTGTATCTAGAATTAGATCGAGTCTAAAGTAATCTGctctaaatttatttttttgtatcCATGATAATACCACAAAATTACATGGTTGGTCGGTATAATTTGTATAATTTACCAAAACTAACATAGTTATGTTAGGACAACTATCAAAATGTATGTATTTGTTCGTATATTTTTAATTTCTTACATCATTGGTTcttatgttttcatttttttttttcaaaattgagCTGAAATTATTCTTTTAACCATACTTTgactttttttaattaattttatttctttttttatattaaaataattttttttattaaaaagttacCCCACCTCACCCTAACCATAAATCCAACAACCTTTTTCATATTTCTCTCTAAAAAACTACTCTCTTCCTTCTCTCAAGACTTCAGCCGCCACCACTTTCAGTCGTTGCCTTCAACCTGTACCACCACTACCTCAGCTACCATCGGCTATTCACCGCTTTAAACATGCACATTGTCGACGAAAGAACTAGTCGTCGCCACTAACCCCACCTTAATCCTACCACTACATTTCCCCGTTTGCTTTAAGCCCATTTCACATAGTCCCTATCTACTCTTCTTCTTTATCTCTCAGTGGTAAATTCGGCTACCATCATTAATAAATCTCGTTGCTACCGTTGGACTCACATCACAGCCATACCATTTCCCTTTAACCACCACGCCGACAATACTTCCTTTTAACCTTATAGAACAATCAACAAAACCCACCAAC includes:
- the LOC111895819 gene encoding sm-like protein LSM8, with translation MLGGPGLESVVDQIISVITNDGRNIVGVLKGFDQATNIILDESHERVYSTKEGVQQLVLGLYIIRGDNISIIGELDEELDASLDLAELRAHPLRPVIH